The following proteins come from a genomic window of Trifolium pratense cultivar HEN17-A07 linkage group LG4, ARS_RC_1.1, whole genome shotgun sequence:
- the LOC123920769 gene encoding S-protein homolog 2-like, whose translation MSSLFQRVVLLCVLTLLSVHNIHGVHDNSIDLFRTHVNVVNTLEDNLDLTLHCKSKDDDLGEHLLHQNDSFSWSFRPKWPIGTTLFFCSFAWTGEFHYFDIFIDGDSGRTDSDDCNWNVHKSGPCRIPDHGEPICFPWNKGIK comes from the coding sequence ATGTCTTCATTGTTTCAAAGAGTCGTCTTGTTGTGTGTGTTAACTTTGCTATCAGTGCACAATATTCACGGGGTTCATGATAACTCTATAGATCTTTTTAGAACTCATGTGAATGTTGTTAACACTTTAGAAGATAATTTGGACTTAACTCTTCATTGTAAATCTAAAGATGATGATCTCGGAGAACATCTTCTACATCAAAACGATAGCTTTAGTTGGAGTTTTCGCCCTAAATGGCCCATTGGCACAACACtgttcttttgttcctttgCATGGACTGGTgaatttcattattttgatatattcaTAGATGGTGATAGCGGTAGAACTGATTCTGATGATTGCAATTGGAATGTTCACAAATCAGGACCATGCAGAATTCCAGATCATGGGGAACCTATTTGCTTTCCATGGAATAAGGgtatcaaataa
- the LOC123882008 gene encoding BTB/POZ domain-containing protein At1g55760-like, whose amino-acid sequence MNDYAYKVERMNRLIQWRVHNLSTCTYMKADPFKIAMWNWHLSMEKNCGLRIELYPEISKENSYPIASFIISIYGGNSKILTQSEIKDKVLSNKDCFVWEIEVPLPGKFIIDIEFLDLKTTCTKGGEACSIWSNGFIQKIQNATALESLGRMIREGVYTDITINVNSEGSIKAHRAILASQSPVFRSMFSHNVKETDLSTINIEDMSIEACQTFINFLYGTVNDDEFLMHRLDLLHAADKYDIYDLREACEKSLQEDIDAKNVLERLQLASFYRLTKLKISCMQYLVKFGKIYDVQGDLTTFLQTADRDLICEVFHEILDACKK is encoded by the exons ATGAATGATTATGCATACAAAGTTGAAAGAATGAATCGCTTAATTCAATGGAGAGTTCATAATTTATCAACATGCACTTATATGAAAGCTGATCCATTCAAAATAGCTATGTGGAATTG GCATTTATCAATGGAAAAGAATTGTGGTTTACGTATTGAATTATATCCAGAAATTTCCAAAGAAAATTCTTATCCAATTGCATCTTTCATAATTAGTATTTATGGTGGAAATAGCAAAATCTTGACTCAATCAG aaataaaagataaagttCTTAGCAACAAGGATTGTTTTGTTTGGGAGATTGAGGTTCCATTACCTGGAAAATTTATAATTGACATTGAGTTTCTTGATTTGAAAACTACATGTACAAAG GGTGGAGAAGCTTGTTCCATTTGGTCTAATGGatttatacagaaaatacaaaATGCAACGGCCCTTGAATCGCTTGGTCGAATGATAAGAGAAGGTGTTTATACAGACATAACAATCAACGTTAATTCCGAGGGAAGCATAAAAGCTCATCGAGCTATTCTTGCTTCACAATCACCTGTTTTTCGCAGCATGTTTTCGCATAATGTTAAGGAGACCGATTTGTCTACCATAAACATCGAAGACATGTCAATCGAAGCTTGTCAAacatttataaattttctttatGGAACTGTCAATGATGATGAATTTCTTATGCATAGACTAGACCTATTGCACGCCGCAGATAAGTACGATATTTATGACTTGAGAGAGGCGTGTGAAAAGAGTCTTCAAGAAGACATTGATGCGAAAAATGTACTCGAGAGACTTCAACTTGCATCTTTCTATCGGTTAACAAAGCTGAAGATTAGTTGTATGCAATATCTTGTAAAATTTGGTAAAATATATGATGTTCAAGGTGATTTAACTACCTTCTTGCAAACTGCAGATAGAGATTTGATTTGTGAAGTCTTTCACGAAATTCTTGATGCATGCAAAAAGTAA